The Hydrogenobacter hydrogenophilus genome includes the window TCCACGATGGGGCAAACCAAAGGAAGGAACTCCCAAGTGGCAGGCTAAACTGCCTGAAGAATACTTGGTTAGCTCCTTTTCAGAGTGGAGGGGCAACTAAGGTCTTGGAGGACAATGCTTTGGGAATTATTAAACACTCTGCATAGCATGTTATACCATCAAGACGAACACTACTACCACCATAGTTAACTATTTTACACTCAAAATCACTACTAAATAGTTAACTCATACACACTTGCTTGTTAACTATTTTTCATAATCAAAGCCCTCAGATATAGTTAACTCATATGTACCAATACTTCAATGCTACCATTCCACTATTTCCAGATATCACTATAGCAAAACACCACGATATCACGAGATATGATTTTAGTTTACCTCTGAGCTAAAAGTTGGTAAGGAATGCTTAAAAATGCGAGGTAGGTAGTGGGTAGGTTTCTATCTTATAATAGCTTTGAAAATAGGATGGGAGGAGTGACTATGGCGTATTTAAAAGGAAGAACTTTAGTCTATATGGTAGTACTGTTATGGTTCATGCTAAAAACCGCATTTGCAGAAAGTTTGCCAAATCTACAAAAAAACAAATACGAGGTGGTAAAAGCTACAGAGGGTAGAGAGCTTACTGATAAACAGAAAACTAAGATTTTTGAAGATATGGGGATCTGTAGAAAGATTTTCAAGGATCCTGATGATAAGGATATTGTATGTAAAGCAGACACGGTTAAAGTTGTAGGAAGACCTGCCGAAATTAGAATAAGGCAGATTATAAAGGGAAACTTTTTAGGAGACGGTTCAGAAGTTGTCTTGATTAATGCAGATTCCTATGATTTTACAGGTGCGGAAGGCATCACTGGCTTTTACATCATATTAAAAAACGGCAAAGTGGAGAAAATTTCTCCAAAGCGCAATCTGGAGTTCTATTTTTTGAAGTTTCCTGGCAAAAACGAAGAACTTTTACTTGTGCGTGTTAGAGAGTATGTAAAACAAGCAGGTGCTACAGATTACCTAAACACATGCAAAGTATCAAAGGCTAAGAAAGATTATTATCTTGAGTGTTATGATATGTCTGAACCTGTTTACAAAAGGATAATCTCTAAAAATCCTAAGCTAAAGAAGATAGCGGAGGACCTAAATACCGAAAGTTATATAGAGGTGGTAAAAGCATACTATATAGGTAGTAATCCAAACCAAAGTGAAGAGCTGGTAGTAGATATTAAATATGACATTGAAAACGAAGAATTAAACTTCCACAAGAGCTTTGCAGATACCATAAGACTGAAGACAGAAGACTTTTATAAACTCAAAAAGAAAAAGCTTAGGTTGGGATATTAAATTTCCAGAGGTCTTTAGCTAAGTGTTTTTCAGAAGTCGTTAACCTCTTTACCCGCTTTTCCGTATAAATAGTAGTAAGGAGGGTTAAAGCATGGATTACTTGGTTTACGCAGTCTATGGGTCAAACCTTCTCAAAGAGAGGTTTTTGGCCTACATAAAAGGCGGCGAGTTTGAGGGCAGGGAATACAGTGGGTGCATGGACAAGACGGAACCAGAAGACTTGGGTTGGAGGATTGTGCCCTACAGGCTATACTTTGCGAAAAGGTCTCCAAGGTGGGACAACAGAGGCGTGGCTTTTTTGAGCTGTGAAGAAGAGCCTAACCCAGAGTACCACACAGTTGTTAGACTGTGGAAGATAAAGCAGAGTCAGTTTGAATGTATCTGGGATCAGGAAGGTAGGGGTTTCTACCACAAGAAGCTGACGCTTGGGGAGATAGACGGTATGAAGATAGTGACTATAACAGGTTGCCACTACCAAGAGCGTAACGAACCTTCCGAAAGGTACTTGAATGTGATAAGGCGTGGGCTTAAGGAAACTACTGGTTGGGACGATGAAAAGATTGAAGATTACTTGAGGAGGTTCATATGAGAGTTGAGGACTTTATAAAAGCAGTAGAAGAAGCTGGGTTTAAGTTTATAACTGATAACATCACTAACGATAAGCCTGAGGTGATCTTAAATACCCATGCTCTTCATATCTTCCTACCCAAGGACGGATCTATTAGCCTTGAAGACTTTATAAAGGAGCAAGGAGAGAAGCTTTTGCAAGTGGTCACGAAGCTAAGGGAGTATAAAGAGGAAGCAAAGCGTGTGCCACTATACGAACACGAAAACTTAAGGGAGATAATTGAATCCTATATAGAAGAGTTTTCTAAGACCTTAGGCGTCAAGCCTGGTGGCATAAGCATAACGCGTATGGGAAAGAGTTGGATTAGGTGTGTAGATAACTTTTTTATATTCAGTGAATTCCTAAAATACCTACCAGAGGAGCTCATAAGACACGTAGTAGCTTGCGGGATGTGCTATCTTGCGGTAAAGAACAACGGACCTGAGCTTCAGTCGCTCCTTAAGAAGCTGGACCCTGATGCAGAACGCCACATACATATGATCAAAGTGTACAGAGTAGCT containing:
- a CDS encoding YgjP-like metallopeptidase domain-containing protein, with product MRVEDFIKAVEEAGFKFITDNITNDKPEVILNTHALHIFLPKDGSISLEDFIKEQGEKLLQVVTKLREYKEEAKRVPLYEHENLREIIESYIEEFSKTLGVKPGGISITRMGKSWIRCVDNFFIFSEFLKYLPEELIRHVVACGMCYLAVKNNGPELQSLLKKLDPDAERHIHMIKVYRVAIEKKERL